One Umboniibacter marinipuniceus DNA window includes the following coding sequences:
- the atpB gene encoding F0F1 ATP synthase subunit A encodes MAGENQTPQEYIQHHLQNMTYGLLEPGACEETSVSCVDGVEPYVRADGTVITEPTWTMAHSAQEAKDMGFNAIHVDSMAWSWVLGLLFIFAFRSVAKKATTGVPTGFVNFVEMCVEFIDSTVKDTFHYRNPWIAPMALTVFFWILLMNTMDLVPVDWLPGLAMAIGGEHTFFKVVPTTDPNVTLGMALAVFAMVIYYSIKEKGILGFAKELGLHPFNHILMIPVNLVLELVNLIAKPISLGLRLFGNLYAGEMIFILIAIMFGAGLFMGIFAGVLQWAWAVFHILVIVLQAFVFTVLAVVYLAMAHDNEEH; translated from the coding sequence ATGGCTGGTGAAAACCAAACTCCGCAAGAGTATATACAACACCACTTGCAAAATATGACCTACGGTTTGTTAGAGCCGGGTGCATGTGAGGAAACCTCAGTAAGTTGTGTTGACGGTGTCGAGCCTTATGTTCGCGCTGATGGCACGGTGATTACTGAGCCTACCTGGACGATGGCGCATAGCGCGCAAGAGGCCAAAGACATGGGCTTTAATGCCATTCATGTCGATTCAATGGCTTGGTCTTGGGTGTTGGGATTGTTGTTCATTTTCGCATTTCGAAGCGTTGCTAAGAAAGCAACCACGGGTGTACCCACGGGCTTTGTTAACTTCGTAGAGATGTGTGTAGAGTTTATTGACTCAACCGTGAAAGATACCTTCCATTATCGCAATCCTTGGATTGCTCCAATGGCATTAACGGTGTTTTTCTGGATATTGTTGATGAACACAATGGACTTGGTTCCTGTTGACTGGTTGCCTGGCTTAGCTATGGCTATCGGTGGTGAACATACCTTCTTCAAGGTAGTTCCAACAACAGATCCAAACGTAACACTTGGTATGGCACTGGCAGTATTCGCTATGGTGATTTACTACAGTATCAAGGAGAAGGGCATTCTTGGCTTTGCTAAGGAATTGGGCCTGCATCCGTTCAACCATATCTTGATGATCCCAGTAAACCTAGTACTCGAGCTAGTGAACTTAATAGCAAAGCCTATTTCTTTGGGCTTGCGTTTGTTCGGTAACCTCTATGCAGGTGAAATGATCTTTATTCTTATTGCTATTATGTTTGGTGCAGGCCTATTTATGGGTATCTTTGCCGGCGTATTGCAGTGGGCGTGGGCGGTTTTCCACATCCTAGTTATTGTGCTTCAAGCGTTTGTATTCACGGTATTGGCCGTGGTTTACCTCGCGATGGCGCACGACAACGAAGAACACTAA
- the atpE gene encoding F0F1 ATP synthase subunit C, with amino-acid sequence MGLLYIAAALMIGLGALGTAIGFGILGGKLLEGAARQPEMTPMLQGKMFLIAGLLDAVPMIGVGLAMYLMFAVQI; translated from the coding sequence ATGGGTCTTCTATACATTGCAGCAGCACTAATGATCGGTTTGGGTGCACTAGGTACCGCAATCGGTTTTGGTATCTTGGGCGGCAAGCTACTTGAAGGTGCTGCGCGTCAGCCAGAAATGACACCAATGCTACAGGGTAAGATGTTCCTTATCGCTGGTCTGCTTGATGCGGTACCAATGATCGGTGTAGGTCTTGCTATGTACTTGATGTTCGCGGTTCAGATTTAA
- a CDS encoding F0F1 ATP synthase subunit B — translation MNINYTIIGQTITFFIFVAFVFKYVWPPIMQAMKERSEKIANGLEAADRAERDLELAKEEAGKKLRAAKQEAQTIIDSANKRANQILDEAKENALAEGARLKAAAAAEVEQEVNRAREELRAQVATLVMQGAEAVLGSSIDAKAHNELVNKLAGEL, via the coding sequence GTGAATATCAATTATACAATTATCGGTCAGACGATTACTTTCTTCATCTTTGTGGCGTTCGTATTTAAATACGTATGGCCGCCGATTATGCAGGCGATGAAAGAGCGTTCTGAAAAAATTGCCAATGGCCTTGAAGCTGCAGATCGCGCCGAGCGTGATTTGGAGTTGGCAAAAGAAGAAGCTGGTAAGAAGTTGCGTGCTGCTAAGCAGGAAGCGCAAACAATTATCGACTCTGCGAACAAGCGCGCTAACCAGATCCTCGATGAGGCGAAGGAAAACGCACTAGCTGAAGGTGCTCGCCTTAAGGCAGCAGCGGCAGCAGAAGTAGAGCAGGAAGTGAATCGTGCACGTGAAGAGCTACGCGCTCAAGTGGCTACTCTAGTCATGCAAGGTGCCGAAGCAGTTCTTGGGTCTTCAATTGACGCCAAGGCTCATAACGAGCTTGTCAACAAATTGGCTGGTGAGCTGTAA